From Aedes albopictus strain Foshan chromosome 1, AalbF5, whole genome shotgun sequence, one genomic window encodes:
- the LOC134284955 gene encoding uncharacterized protein LOC134284955 isoform X1 produces MNFIIDSVRAVRRCGLYPVVVKMDQCSTNTKMAREAGATPDNPVINIDDEEIALMYDSPHLTKSARNSIFKYNASFNGAIASYSHIVKLYEVDVASPLRLAPKLVQKCIDLPPFAAMNVPLAVRTLSESCSIAMRYYVNTGELPVEALATANFIELHDKLFDVFNSKEKYSSSVGKVNYVYIFYMFLLIQYHDFIFKPYRTPITSNSFHIEFLNHMLKVLQKMFYTTNNCIEHKKAKKESLNLRAMQRRPPYIKGFIGNIEALKWLWSKLKSEFGCDYLCINPLCQDCLENFFAKIRRRCGFNDAPNAFQFGCAFKYAMISVAHQNFDDGTNCQKDNAKLFLSEKEIDKASVTAKVPKAHIYTFEQFHPDETVEVLKKELNALVYIIGAAVRKLPHKKCRSKLVVENEKEYMENEDYGFCKLKASLSKRKVTIPNNTLYNIGLLAFCAYKTKFRKYLYENRRFVKKRLRMYVDFNSYDHAACKSCFDKLLDAIFNTLIQSFLRDIRLQNKIASNNKRRRKKRNREAFRMNLPDNR; encoded by the exons ATGAACTTTATTATCGATAGCGTTCGTGCTGTGCGTAGGTGTGGATTGTATCCAGTTGTGGTAAAGATGGATCAATGCAGCACAAACACAAAAATGGCACGTGAAGCAGGCGCCACACCAGACAACCCTGTTATAAACATTGACGATGAAGAAATAGCATTGATGTACGATTCACCACATCTAACCAAAAGTGCGAGAAATTCCATCTTTAAATATAATGCATCATTCAATGGTGCTATAGCATCGTACAGTCACATAGTAAAACTGTACGAAGTAGATGTAGCATCACCTCTGAGATTAGCTCCAAAGCTTGTACAGAAATGCATTGACCTACCACCATTTGCTGCGATGAACGTGCCTTTGGCAGTCAGAACTCTTAGCGAATCATGTTCGATTGCCATGCGGTACTACGTTAATACCGGTGAGCTACCAGTCGAAGCATTAGCAACAGCAAATTTTATTGAGCTGCACGATAAGTTGTTCGACGTCTTCAATTCTAAGGAAAAATATTCGTCATCTGTTGGAAAGGTAAACTATGTTTATATATTTTACATGTTTTTGCTTATCCAATATCATGATTTTATATTCAAGCCATATCGCACCCCCATCACAAGCAACTCATTTCATATCGAATTCCTGAATCATATGCTAAAAGTTCtgcaaaaaatgttttacacaacCAACAACTGCATCGAACATAAAAAG GCCAAGAAAGAATCGCTAAATTTAAGGGCAATGCAACGGCGGCCTCCCTATATAAAAGGATTCATTGGAAATATTGAAGCGCTAAAATGGTTGTGGAGTAAATTGAAATCAGAATTCGGCTGTGACTATCTTTGCATAAATCCTCTTTGCCAGGAttgtttggagaatttttttgcgAAAATAAGAAGGAGATGTGGCTTCAATGATGCTCCAAACGCTTTCCAGTTTGGATGCGCTTTCAAATATGCCATGATATCCGTCGCACATCAAAATTTTGATGACGGGACAAACTGCCAGAAGGATAACGCCAAGCTTTTTCTTAGTGAGAAAGAAATAGATAAAGCATCTGTTACGGCTAAGGTTCCTAAAGCGCATATATATACATTTGAACAGTTCCATCCAGATGAGACGGTTGAGGTTCTTAAAAAAGAGCTTAACGCTTTGGTATATATAATAGGAGCAGCCGTTAGGAAGCTCCCTCACAAGAAGTGCCGTTCCAAGCTCGTTGTGGAAAACGAGAAAGAATACATGGAAAATGAAGACTACGGATTTTGCAAATTGAAAGCATCACTATCGAAACGTAAAGTTACGATTCCAAACAATACCCTGTACAACATAGGATTGCTGGCTTTCTGCGCCTATAAGACAAAGTTTCGAAAGTATTTGTACGAGAACCGAAGATTTGTCAAGAAAAGACTCAGGATGTACGTTGACTTTAATTCATATGATCACGCAGCTTGTAAATCTTGTTTCGACAAACTACTCGATGCAATTTTCAATACATTGATACAAAGCTTCCTTCGGGATATTCGTCTACAAAACAAAATTGCCAGTAACAACAAACGTAGGCGTAAGAAGAGAAACCGCGAAGCGTTCCGGATGAATTTGCCAGATAACAGGTAA
- the LOC134284955 gene encoding uncharacterized protein LOC134284955 isoform X2: MNFIIDSVRAVRRCGLYPVVVKMDQCSTNTKMAREAGATPDNPVINIDDEEIALMYDSPHLTKSARNSIFKYNASFNGAIASYSHIVKLYEVDVASPLRLAPKLVQKCIDLPPFAAMNVPLAVRTLSESCSIAMRYYVNTGELPVEALATANFIELHDKLFDVFNSKEKYSSSVGKPYRTPITSNSFHIEFLNHMLKVLQKMFYTTNNCIEHKKAKKESLNLRAMQRRPPYIKGFIGNIEALKWLWSKLKSEFGCDYLCINPLCQDCLENFFAKIRRRCGFNDAPNAFQFGCAFKYAMISVAHQNFDDGTNCQKDNAKLFLSEKEIDKASVTAKVPKAHIYTFEQFHPDETVEVLKKELNALVYIIGAAVRKLPHKKCRSKLVVENEKEYMENEDYGFCKLKASLSKRKVTIPNNTLYNIGLLAFCAYKTKFRKYLYENRRFVKKRLRMYVDFNSYDHAACKSCFDKLLDAIFNTLIQSFLRDIRLQNKIASNNKRRRKKRNREAFRMNLPDNR, encoded by the exons ATGAACTTTATTATCGATAGCGTTCGTGCTGTGCGTAGGTGTGGATTGTATCCAGTTGTGGTAAAGATGGATCAATGCAGCACAAACACAAAAATGGCACGTGAAGCAGGCGCCACACCAGACAACCCTGTTATAAACATTGACGATGAAGAAATAGCATTGATGTACGATTCACCACATCTAACCAAAAGTGCGAGAAATTCCATCTTTAAATATAATGCATCATTCAATGGTGCTATAGCATCGTACAGTCACATAGTAAAACTGTACGAAGTAGATGTAGCATCACCTCTGAGATTAGCTCCAAAGCTTGTACAGAAATGCATTGACCTACCACCATTTGCTGCGATGAACGTGCCTTTGGCAGTCAGAACTCTTAGCGAATCATGTTCGATTGCCATGCGGTACTACGTTAATACCGGTGAGCTACCAGTCGAAGCATTAGCAACAGCAAATTTTATTGAGCTGCACGATAAGTTGTTCGACGTCTTCAATTCTAAGGAAAAATATTCGTCATCTGTTGGAAAG CCATATCGCACCCCCATCACAAGCAACTCATTTCATATCGAATTCCTGAATCATATGCTAAAAGTTCtgcaaaaaatgttttacacaacCAACAACTGCATCGAACATAAAAAG GCCAAGAAAGAATCGCTAAATTTAAGGGCAATGCAACGGCGGCCTCCCTATATAAAAGGATTCATTGGAAATATTGAAGCGCTAAAATGGTTGTGGAGTAAATTGAAATCAGAATTCGGCTGTGACTATCTTTGCATAAATCCTCTTTGCCAGGAttgtttggagaatttttttgcgAAAATAAGAAGGAGATGTGGCTTCAATGATGCTCCAAACGCTTTCCAGTTTGGATGCGCTTTCAAATATGCCATGATATCCGTCGCACATCAAAATTTTGATGACGGGACAAACTGCCAGAAGGATAACGCCAAGCTTTTTCTTAGTGAGAAAGAAATAGATAAAGCATCTGTTACGGCTAAGGTTCCTAAAGCGCATATATATACATTTGAACAGTTCCATCCAGATGAGACGGTTGAGGTTCTTAAAAAAGAGCTTAACGCTTTGGTATATATAATAGGAGCAGCCGTTAGGAAGCTCCCTCACAAGAAGTGCCGTTCCAAGCTCGTTGTGGAAAACGAGAAAGAATACATGGAAAATGAAGACTACGGATTTTGCAAATTGAAAGCATCACTATCGAAACGTAAAGTTACGATTCCAAACAATACCCTGTACAACATAGGATTGCTGGCTTTCTGCGCCTATAAGACAAAGTTTCGAAAGTATTTGTACGAGAACCGAAGATTTGTCAAGAAAAGACTCAGGATGTACGTTGACTTTAATTCATATGATCACGCAGCTTGTAAATCTTGTTTCGACAAACTACTCGATGCAATTTTCAATACATTGATACAAAGCTTCCTTCGGGATATTCGTCTACAAAACAAAATTGCCAGTAACAACAAACGTAGGCGTAAGAAGAGAAACCGCGAAGCGTTCCGGATGAATTTGCCAGATAACAGGTAA
- the LOC134284962 gene encoding uncharacterized protein LOC134284962 — MVMFSPESTTSLPELPEKTTGPNASLYDSQSTDGSKAEFWVSSFGALEPPAVTVSSPESYMKPPELRGTAGHSSSCNYSQSPDIRNIASEALLKVEREKNKILKENNSALRRQLFVSNQKSKRRLESNKKMKCKLSKTIIELKKQRKEKTSNESLGKQARENPVIYDTLKNITKKPKARRYHQETIKFASSVYLSGPKTYRFIRDTKKIVLPHKNSVYRYNKHIRIQPGLNETLLRAVKKKVKKIRSKKEKVVAISIDGMSVKPELTCSAKADMFYGFTDFGKDRKFEKNKTTELATEAVCVMVSGIYRNFKQVIMN, encoded by the coding sequence ATGGTCATGTTTAGCCCGGAGTCGACCACAAGTTTACCGGAGCTTCCAGAAAAAACTACTGGCCCTAACGCATCACTTTACGATTCCCAATCAACCGACGGATCAAAAGCTGAATTCTGGGTCTCATCATTTGGAGCATTGGAACCCCCAGCAGTGACCGTATCCAGCCCAGAGTCGTATATGAAGCCACCTGAGTTAAGAGGAACAGCTGGCCATAGCTCATCATGCAACTATTCACAATCACCCGACATCAGGAACATAGCCTCTGAAGCATTATTGAAGGTGGAACGTGAAAAGAACAAGATTCTCAAAGAAAACAACAGTGCCCTACGACGCCAGCTGTTTGTTTCAAATCAAAAAAGCAAGCGGCGGTTGGAGtctaataaaaaaatgaaatgtaaATTATCAAAAACGATCATCGAACTGAAGAAACAACGGAAGGAAAAAACTTCAAATGAATCACTTGGAAAACAGGCCAGGGAAAATCCAGTGATTTACGACACGCTGAAGAACATAACGAAAAAACCGAAGGCACGTAGGTACCACCAGGAAACGATCAAGTTTGCGTCTAGTGTCTATTTAAGTGGCCCGAAAACCTACAGATTCATTAGAGACACGAAAAAGATAGTGCTTCCACATAAAAATTCAGTGTATAGGTACAATAAGCACATCCGCATCCAGCCAGGTCTGAACGAAACCCTGCTGCGTGCAGTGAAGAAGAAAGTAAAGAAAATACGATCTAAAAAGGAGAAAGTGGTGGCGATTTCGATAGACGGAATGTCTGTAAAACCAGAACTTACATGCAGCGCTAAAGCTGACATGTTCTATGGTTTCACGGATTTTGGAAAAGACAGGAAATtcgaaaaaaacaaaacaactgaACTCGCCACTGAGGCCGTGTGTGTCATGGTTTCAGGAATCTACCGCAATTTTAAACAAGTAATTATGAATTAA